A genomic stretch from Podospora pseudoanserina strain CBS 124.78 chromosome 3, whole genome shotgun sequence includes:
- the MRPL33 gene encoding 39S ribosomal protein L33, mitochondrial (EggNog:ENOG503P5MP; COG:J), with the protein MSYFRITLHRSAIGLPQRTRDVLSALGLHKRSQTVYHPVEPQFAGMIMKVKELVKVAEVDRKLEKWEVKAERRPDSGFYLEKMVPRMEDGGQKVGSRVLASLRGEEGGEMTVEGVRTEGGGQVRL; encoded by the coding sequence atgtccTACTTCCGCATAACCCTCCACCGCTCAGCCATCGGCCTCCCCCAGCGCACCCGCGACGTGTTATCTGCTCTCGGCCTCCACAAGCGCTCCCAGACCGTCTACCACCCCGTCGAGCCCCAATTCGCAGGCATGATCATGAAAGTGAAAGAACTCGTCAAAGTCGCCGAGGTCGACCGCAAGCTGGAAAAGTGGGAGGTCAAGGCTGAGAGGAGACCCGACAGCGGCTTCTACTTGGAAAAAATGGTGCcgaggatggaggatggggggcaAAAGGTTGGGTCGAGGGTTTTGGCTAGCCTtcggggggaggagggcggggagatGACAGTTGAGGGGGTTAGGACTGAGGGGGGTGGACAGGTTAGATTATGA
- the acl1 gene encoding ATP citrate lyase subunit 1 (COG:C; EggNog:ENOG503NU5J) — protein sequence MSPAASNGTNGANGASNPTGGLSANDNIRRFAAPSRPLSPLPAHALFNDKTRCFVYGMQPRAVQGMLDFDFICKRATPSVAGIIYTFGGQFVSKMYWGTSETLLPVYQEVPKAISKHPDVDVVVNFASSRSVYQSTMELMEYPQIKTIAIIAEGVPERRAREIAHIAKKKGVTIIGPATVGGIKPGCFKIGNTGGMMDNIVASKLYRKGSVGYVSKSGGMSNELNNIIANNTDGVYEGVAIGGDRYPGTTFIDHLLRYQADPGCKILVLLGEVGGVEEYKVIDAVKQGIITKPIVAWAIGTCASMFKTEVQFGHAGAFANSQLETAKMKNESMREAGFYVPETFEDMPALLRQVYEKLVKEGTIKPQPEPVVPKIPIDYSWAQELGLIRKPAAFISTISDDRGQELLYAGMPISDVFREDIGIGGVMSLLWFRRRLPPYASKFLEMVLMLTADHGPAVSGAMNTIITTRAGKDLISALVSGLLTIGSRFGGALDGAAEEFTKAFDKGLSPREFVDSMRKANKLIPGIGHRVKSRNNPDLRVELVKEYVKAKFPNHKLLDYALAVETVTTSKKDNLILNVDGCIAVCFVDLVRNCGAFTAEEAEDYLGMGVLNGLFVLGRSIGLIAHYLDQKRLRTGLYRHPWDDITYLLPSLQQSGPPGAEGRVEVQM from the exons ATGTCTCCCGCTGCCTCCAACGGCACCAATGGTGCGAATGGTGCTTCCAACCCAACTGGCGGTCTGTCTGCCAACGACAACATTCGCAGATTCGCTGCCCCCAGCAGGCCACTGAGCCCTCTCCCCGCCCACGCTCTCTTCAACGACAAGACGAGATGCTTCGTCTACGGCATGCAGCCCCGCGCCGTGCAGGGCATGCTCGATTTCGACTTCATCTGCAAGCGGGCGACCCCCTCCGTCGCCGGCATCATCTACACATTCGGCGGCCAGTTCGTCAGCAAGATGTACTGGGGCACCAGCGAGACTCTTCTCCCGGTCTACCAGGAGGTGCCCAAGGCCATTTCCAAGCACCCCGATGTTGATGTCGTTGTCAACTTTGCTTCCTCCCGCTCAGTCTACCAGTCCACCATGGAGCTGATGGAGTACCCCCAGATCAAGACCATTGCCATCATTGCTGAGGGTGTCCCCGAGCGT CGTGCTCGTGAGATCGCCCACAttgccaagaagaagggcgtcACCATTATCGGCCCTGCCACCGTCGGTGGCATCAAGCCCGGCTGCTTCAAGATTGGTAACACTGGTGGTATGATGGACAACATTGTTGCTTCCAAGCTCTACCGCAAGGGTTCCGTTGGCTACGTTTCCAAGTCCGGTGGCATGTCCAACGAGCTCAACAACATTATTGCCAACAACACGGATGGTGTCTACGAGGGTGTGGCCATTGGTGGTGATCGTTACCCCGGCACCACCTTCATTGACCACCTCTTGCGTTACCAGGCCGATCCTGGGTGCAagatcctcgtcctcctcggtgaggtcggtggtgtcgaggagTACAAGGTCATTGATGCCGTCAAACAGGGCATCATTACCAAGCCCATTGTCGCGTGGGCTATCGGTACCTGCGCCAGCATGTTCAAGACTGAGGTTCAGTTCGGCCACGCTGGTGCCTTTGCCAATTCTCAGCTCGAAACTGCCAAGATGAAGAACGAGAGCATGAGGGAGGCCGGTTTCTACGTCCCCGAGACCTTCGAGGACATGCCCGCTCTCCTTAGGCAGGTGTACGAGAAGCTCGTCAAGGAGGGCACCATCAAGCCCCAGCCCGAGCCCGTTGTGCCCAAGATCCCCATCGATTACTCGTGGGCCCAGGAGCTTGGTCTCATCCGCAAGCCCGCTGCCTTCATTTCCACCATTTCCGATGACCGTGGCCAGGAACTCCTCTACGCTGGTATGCCCATCTCAGACGTGTTCAGGGAAGATATCGGTATCGGTGGTGTCATGTCTCTGCTGTGGttccgccgccgcctcccaccATACGCCTCCAAGTTCTTGGAGATGGTCCTCATGCTTACCGCTGACCACGGCCCCGCCGTGTCGGGTGCCAtgaacaccatcatcaccacccgtGCCGGTAAGGACCTGATCAGCGCTCTCGTCTCTGGTCTCCTCACCATCGGTTCTCGTTTCGGCGGTGCCCTTGACGGTGCCGCTGAGGAGTTCACCAAGGCCTTTGACAAGGGCCTCAGCCCCCGTGAGTTCGTCGACAGCATGCGCAAGGCGAACAAGCTCATTCCCGGTATTGGTCACCGTGTCAAGTCCCGCAACAACCCCGATTTGCGTGTGGAGCTCGTCAAGGAGTACGTCAAGGCCAAGTTCCCCAACCACAAGCTTCTCGACTATGCGCTCGCCGTCGAGaccgtcaccacctccaagaaGGACAACCTCATTCTCAACGTCGATGGCTGCATTGCCGTCTGCTTCGTGGACCTGGTCAGAAACTGCGGTGCCTtcaccgccgaggaggccgaggactACCTCGGCATGGGTGTGCTCAACGGTCTCTTTGTTCTTGGTCGCAGCATTGGTCTTATTGCCCACTACCTCGATCAGAAGAGACTGCGCACTGGCCTCTACCGCCATCCTTGGGATGATATCACCTAccttcttccttccctccaGCAGTCTGGTCCTCCAGGCGCCGAGGGCCGTGTTGAGGTGCAGATGTAA